In Topomyia yanbarensis strain Yona2022 chromosome 2, ASM3024719v1, whole genome shotgun sequence, one DNA window encodes the following:
- the LOC131686176 gene encoding glycogen phosphorylase produces MSKPQSDEQKRKQISVRGISVLEDVTEIKKGFNRHLHYTLVKDRNVATVRDYYFALAHTVKDHLVSRWIRTQQHYYEKDPKRVYYLSLEYYMGRSLQNTMINLGIQTSCDEAMYQMGLDIEELEELEEDAGLGNGGLGRLAACFLDSMATLGMPAYGYGIRYEYGIFAQKIKNGEQVEEPDDWLRYGNPWEKARPEYMIPIHFYGRVIDTPEGKKWVDTQTVFAMPYDNPIPGYGNNVVNSLRLWSAKSPIDFNLKFFNDGDYIQAVLDRNLAENISRVLYPNDNFFEGKELRLKQEYFMCAATLQDIVRRYKSSKFGSRDAIRTTFEDFPNKAAIQLNDTHPSLAIPELMRILVDDEKLPWDKAWDIVVRTCAYTNHTVLPEALERWPVSLLQSILPRHLEIIYHINFLHLQAVEKRFPGDFDRMRALSLVEEDGDKRINMANLSIVGSHAVNGVAAIHSEIIKKDIFRDFYALTPEKFQNKTNGITPRRWLLLCNPALSDLIADKIGDQWPVHLEQLAQLKAFAKDTGFQRTVGKVKQENKLKLAQLLEKDYGVKINPASMFDIQVKRIHEYKRQLLNCLHIITLYNRIKRDPTANFTARTIMIGGKAAPGYYIAKQIIKLICAVGNVVNNDPIVGDKLKVVYLENYRVTLAEKIMPAADLSEQISTAGTEASGTGNMKFMLNGALTIGTLDGANVEMAEEMGNENIFIFGMTVDEVEDLKRRGYNAMDYYNSNPDIKQCVDQIQGGFFSPGNPHEFQDVANVLMKHDRYFLFADYDSYIKTQDLVSATYQNQSKWLEMSINNIASSGKFSSDRTIAEYAREIWGVEPTWEKLPNPAEAPK; encoded by the exons CGCGTGTACTACCTCTCGCTGGAGTACTACATGGGCCGCTCGCTGCAGAACACCATGATCAATCTGGGCATCCAGACCTCCTGCGACGAGGCCATGTACCAGATGGGTTTGGACATCGAGGAGCTGGAGGAACTGGAAGAGGATGCCGGTCTCGGTAACGGTGGTCTTGGCCGTCTAGCCGCTTGCTTCCTCGATTCGATGGCCACGCTCGGAATGCCGGCCTACGGTTATG GTATTCGCTACGAGTACGGTATCTTCGCGCAAAAGATTAAGAATGGAGAGCAGGTTGAGGAACCCGATGACTGGCTGCGATATGGAAACCCATGGGAAAAGGCTCGCCCGGAATATATGATACCGATTCATTTCTATGGCCGCGTCATCGATACCCCCGAGGGCAAGAAGTGGGTTGACACACAAACTGTCTTTGCTATGCCGTACGACAATCCGATCCCCGGGTACGGAAACAACGTAGTCAACAGTCTGCGTTTGTGGTCTGCCAAGTCGCCAATCGATTTCAATCTGAAATTCT TCAACGACGGTGACTACATCCAGGCTGTGCTGGATCGTAATCTAGCCGAGAACATATCCCGCGTCCTGTATCCGAATGACAATTTCTTCGAGGGCAAAGAGCTACGTCTGAAGCAGGAGTACTTTATGTGCGCTGCCACTCTCCAGGATATTGTTCGCCGGTACAAATCATCCAAATTTGGATCCCGTGACGCTATCCGTACCACGTTCGAAGACTTCCCGAACAAGGCCGCCATTCAGTTGAATGACACGCATCCATCGCTGGCTATCCCGGAACTGATGAGGATCCTGGTCGATGACGAGAAGTTACCGTGGGATAAGGCCTGGGATATTGTTGTGCGTACGTGCGCCTACACTAACCATACCGTACTACCGGAAGCGCTGGAACGCTGGCCAGTGTCACTGCTGCAATCCATTCTACCACGTCACTTGGAGATCATTTATCACATAAACTTTTTGCATTTACAAGCGGTTGAGAAACGCTTTCCAGGAGATTTTGATCGTATGCGCGCTCTCTCACTGGTTGAGGAGGACGGTGATAAGCGCATCAACATGGCGAATCTGTCGATTGTTGGCTCACATGCCGTGAATGGCGTCGCCGCTATTCACTCGGAAATTATCAAGAAGGATATTTTCAGAGATTTCTACGCCCTAACTCCGGAAAAGTTCCAGAACAAAACCAACGGTATTACTCCTCGTCGTTGGCTTCTACTGTGCAATCCTGCTCTATCGGATCTGATAGCTGACAAGATTGGAGATCAGTGGCCTGTACATTTGGAACAGTTGGCTCAACTCAAGGCATTCGCCAAGGATACAGGTTTCCAGCGAACAGTGGGTAAGGTTAAGCAGGAGAACAAACTGAAACTCGCACAGCTGCTGGAGAAGGACTACGGCGTCAAGATCAATCCAGCTTCGATGTTTGACATTCAAGTCAAGCGCATCCACGAATACAAACGTCAATTGCTGAACTGCTTGCACATCATCACATTGTACAACCGTATCAAGCGAGACCCGACGGCAAACTTTACTGCGCGTACAATTATGATTGGTGGAAAGGCTGCTCCTGGATACTACATTGCTAAGCAAATCATCAAACTGATCTGTGCCGTTGGAAACGTGGTCAACAACGATCCGATCGTTGGAGACAAATTGAAAGTCGTCTATCTGGAGAACTATCGCGTTACACTGGCTGAGAAGATCATGCCGGCCGCTGATCTGTCCGAACAAATCTCCACTGCTGGCACAGAGGCTTCCGGAACTGGCAACATGAAGTTCATGTTGAATGGTGCCTTAACGATCGGTACCCTGGACGGTGCCAACGTCGAAATGGCCGAGGAGATGGGCAACGAGAACATCTTCATCTTCGGAATGACCGTCGATGAGGTCGAAGATCTGAAGCGGCGTGGATACAACGCCATGGACTACTACAACTCAAACCCGGACATCAAGCAGTGTGTCGATCAAATCCAGGGTGGATTCTTCAGTCCGGGTAACCCGCACGAGTTCCAGGACGTTGCGAACGTGCTGATGAAACACGATCGCTACTTCTTGTTTGCTGATTACGATTCGTACATTAAGACGCAGGATCTTGTGTCTGCTACTTATCAG AACCAATCCAAGTGGCTCGAAATGTCGATCAACAACATCGCCTCCAGTGGTAAATTCTCCAGCGATCGTACGATCGCCGAATACGCACGTGAAATCTGGGGTGTCGAACCAACGTGGGAAAAGCTGCCCAACCCAGCTGAGGCCCCTAAGTAA